In Eucalyptus grandis isolate ANBG69807.140 chromosome 4, ASM1654582v1, whole genome shotgun sequence, the following proteins share a genomic window:
- the LOC104441593 gene encoding beta-1,6-galactosyltransferase GALT31A, whose translation MGLGRPPKSGNGVSTRWVSLFCIASFFLGVLVVNRLWSIPEPVDKDGEPSQEHQSTALHQMVNCDTKEASVQAGDIFSQVSQTHDVIMTLDKTISSLEMQLAAARAAKADSQEGLQVNTKSGPEQLKDRRKFFFVMGIITAFSSRKRRDSIRDTWMPKGEELRKLEIEKGIIMRFVIGHSASPGGVLDRAIDAEDALHKDFLRLNHVEGYHELSSKTQIYFSTAVAKWDADFYVKVDDDIHINLGMVGSTLARHRSKTRVYVGCMKSGPVLSQKGVKYHEPEHWKFGEDGNKYFRHATGQIYAISKDLATYISVNRHILHLYANEDVSLGSWFIGLDVEHLDDRSLCCGTPLDCEWKAQAGNPCAASFDWSCSGICKSVERMQEVHQRCGEGDGAIWHTSF comes from the exons ATGGGTCTTGGCAGACCTCCTAAGTCCGGCAACGGAGTTTCCACCAGATGGGTCTCTCTCTTCTGCATTGCCAGCTTCTTCTTGGGTGTTCTTGTCGTGAACAg ACTGTGGTCAATTCCTGAACCAGTGGATAAAGATGGGGAACCTTCGCAGGAACATCAATCAACCGCACTTCATCAAATGGTCAATTGTGACACAAAG gAGGCTTCAGTCCAGGCAGGGGACATCTTTTCTCAAGTTTCACAAACACATGATGTAATCAT GACATTAGACAAGACCATCTCCTCTTTAGAAATGCAGCTAGCCGCAGCAAGAGCTGCCAAGGCGGACAGCCAGGAAGGATTGCAAGTTAATACCAAGTCAGGGCCTGAACAGTTAAAAGACCGTCGCAAGTTTTTCTTTGTCATGGGAATAATTACGGCATTCAGTAGCAGAAAGCGAAGGGACTCAATCCGAGACACCTGGATGCCCAAAG GAGAAGAATTAAGAAAGTTGGAAATTGAGAAGGGAATTATAATGCGGTTTGTTATTGGACACAG TGCCAGTCCAGGGGGTGTTCTTGATCGTGCTATAGACGCTGAAGATGCGCTTCATAAAGATTTCTTGAGATTG AACCATGTGGAAGGGTATCATGAGTTGTCCTCAAAGACCCAAATATACTTTTCGACAGCTGTTGCTAAATGGGATGCTGACTTCTACGTGAAGGTGGACGATGACATACACATAAATCTTG GTATGGTCGGTTCTACATTGGCCCGCCATAGGTCAAAAACTCGTGTTTATGTCGGTTGTATGAAGTCTGGACCCGTCCTATCACAAAA AGGAGTGAAGTACCATGAACCAGAACACTGGAAATTTGGTGAGGATGGCAACAAGTACTTCAGGCATGCAACCGGACAGATATATGCAATCTCCAAAGATTTGGCCACGTACATATCAGTTAACAG ACACATACTTCACTTATATGCGAATGAAGATGTCTCTCTGGGCTCTTGGTTCATTGGCCTTGATGTCGAGCACTTGGATGATCGAAGCCTCTGCTGTGGAACTCCTCTTG ATTGTGAGTGGAAGGCTCAAGCGGGGAACCCATGCGCGGCTTCATTTGACTGGAGCTGCAGCGGCATCTGCAAATCCGTGGAGAGAATGCAAGAGGTGCATCAACGGTGCGGCGAAGGCGACGGAGCTATTTGGCACACTAGTTTCTAG
- the LOC104441594 gene encoding uncharacterized protein LOC104441594, which yields MALISILSEILQRPTIWGVLGELMLFVAPVWIAVIVGVLVGWAWKPKWANLGKDFFDCPKGNSLESLMPSCLGRSLVPSLNSSKLQLTSFISSVANDGAEKEASAVPPTMSSDCSSSHSSQGERELSGLVGDDDLEHICRLVEVTDGGPAWIQMMDRSTATMGYQAWRRDPETGPPQYRSSTVFEDATPELVRDFFWDDSFRPKWDDMLIHATTLEECPTTGTMMVQWLRKFPFFCSDREYIIGRRIWESGRQYYCVTKGVPNSVPRRNKPRRVDLYYSSWCIRAVESKKGDGQLSACEVLLFHYEDMGIPWEIAKLGVRQGMWGAVKKIEPGLRAYQKQRSSGSQLSRCAFMAQINTKISMDYLRSLEGTVSNSSEIERCDSSEQHPRKNIPKVLVIGGAIVLACSLDRGLLTKAVIFGVARRFAKMGRKL from the exons ATGGCGTTAATTTCGATTCTTTCGGAGATCTTGCAAAGACCCACGATTTGGGGCGTCCTGGGCGAGCTCATGTTGTTCGTGGCTCCCGTTTGGATTGCTGTCATTGTTGGGGTTTTGGTTGGATGGGCGTGGAAGCCCAAATGGGCGAACCTGGGCAAGGATTTCTTTGATTGCCCCAAGGGGAATTCTTTGGAGTCTCTGATGCCGTCTTGCCTCGGCAGGAGCTTGGTTCCGAGCTTGAATTCATCGAAATTGCAGCTGACGAGCTTCATTTCTTCGGTCGCCAATGATGGGGCTGAGAAGGAGGCTTCTGCTGTGCCGCCGACCATGAGTTCCGATTGCAG TTCATCACATTCATCACAGGGTGAGAGAGAATTGTCGGGTCTCGTTGGGGACGACGATCTAGAGCATATATGCCGGCTTGTTGAAGTGACTGATGGAGGTCCTGCTTGGATTCAGATGATGGACCGATCCACAGCAACTATGGGTTATCAAGCTTGGCGTAGAGATCCTGAG ACTGGGCCTCCACAATACCGCAGTAGTACTGTTTTCGAGGATGCCACTCCTGAACTAGTGAGAGATTTCTTCTGGGACGATAGTTTTAGACCTAAGTGGGATGACATGCTTATTCATGCTACAACCTTAGAGGAGTGTCCCACTACAGGCACAATGATGGTGCAGTGGTTGCGCAAG TTTCCATTTTTCTGTAGTGACAGAGAGTACATCATAGGCCGTCGAATTTGGGAATCAGGAAGACAGTATTATTGCGTTACAAAG GGAGTTCCCAACTCTGTTCCCAGGCGCAACAAACCGAGACGTGTCGATTTATACTATTCAAGTTGGTGCATTCGCGCAG TTGAATCAAAGAAAGGTGATGGGCAGCTTAGTGCTTGTGAAGTATTGCTCTTCCACTACGAAGACATGGGCATACCCTGGGAGATTGCGAAGCTCGGAGTCCGCCAAGGCATGTGGGGAGCTGTGAAGAAAATTGAGCCTGGTTTGCGTGCATATCAAAAGCAAAGGTCCTCTGGGTCTCAGCTGTCACGCTGTGCCTTCATGGCtcaaatcaatacaaaaatCAGCATGGACTACCTCCGATCCCTGGAAGGTACTGTCAGCAATTCATCCGAAATTGAACGCTGCGATTCATCCGAGCAGCATCCTCGGAAGAACATACCTAAAGTCCTCGTCATCGGAGGGGCCATAGTCCTTGCATGTAGTCTTGATCGGGGACTCTTGACCAAGGCGGTTATATTCGGAGTTGCCCGAAGATTCGCTAAAATGGGAAGGAAGTTATGA